A region of Micromonospora chokoriensis DNA encodes the following proteins:
- a CDS encoding ABC transporter ATP-binding protein has translation MTATEFALRTDGVGKRYRKGWALRDCTLALPTGGVIALVGPNGAGKTTLLRLVVGLLAPSTGTVEVLGQDVTASTPQTLSRIGFLAQDHPLYKRFTVAEMLRFGRACNLRFDQGLAERRLAKLGIPLDRRAGTLSGGQQAQVALALALAKRPDLLVLDEPVASLDPLARHEFLQVLMGAVAEDGVTVLFSSHVVHELERVCDHLIVLNNGRVTLTGDIETLLAEHRLLVGPRTTTDLDRAGAVVEAVHSDRHSTVLVRDGGLPAAPGWQAQPVALEDLVLAYLRRPSDPSAAVTSGVAA, from the coding sequence GTGACAGCGACCGAGTTCGCACTGCGCACCGACGGTGTGGGCAAGCGGTACCGGAAGGGCTGGGCGCTGCGCGACTGCACCCTGGCCCTGCCGACGGGCGGCGTGATCGCCCTGGTCGGGCCGAACGGCGCGGGCAAGACCACACTGCTGCGCCTGGTCGTCGGGTTGCTGGCGCCGAGCACCGGCACGGTGGAGGTCCTCGGCCAGGACGTCACCGCCAGCACCCCGCAAACCCTCTCCCGGATCGGGTTCCTGGCTCAGGACCACCCGCTGTACAAGCGCTTCACCGTCGCCGAGATGCTCCGCTTCGGCCGGGCCTGCAACCTGCGGTTCGACCAGGGGCTCGCCGAGCGCCGGCTGGCGAAGCTGGGCATCCCGCTCGACCGCAGGGCCGGCACGCTCTCCGGCGGGCAGCAGGCCCAGGTCGCGTTGGCGCTGGCCCTGGCGAAGCGACCGGACCTGCTCGTCCTCGACGAGCCGGTGGCCAGTCTCGACCCACTCGCCCGGCACGAGTTCCTCCAGGTCCTCATGGGCGCGGTGGCCGAAGACGGGGTGACCGTCCTCTTCTCCTCCCACGTCGTGCACGAGCTGGAGCGCGTCTGCGACCACCTGATCGTGCTCAACAACGGCCGGGTCACCCTCACCGGTGACATTGAGACCCTCCTCGCCGAGCACCGGCTGCTCGTCGGCCCGCGCACGACCACCGACCTCGACCGGGCCGGCGCCGTCGTGGAGGCGGTCCACAGCGACCGGCACTCGACAGTGCTGGTCCGCGACGGCGGGCTCCCGGCCGCGCCCGGGTGGCAGGCCCAGCCGGTCGCGCTGGAGGACCTGGTGCTGGCGTACCTGCGCCGGCCGTCCGACCCGAGCGCCGCCGTCACGTCGGGGGTGGCGGCATGA
- a CDS encoding GntR family transcriptional regulator: MFVFRLDTHSGVPPYLQLVQQVRQAVLLGFLQPGDRLPLIREVVEDLAINPNTVAKAYRQMEQENLVTGRPGQGTFVNEQQSAVMSASTYTSLRRGLTTWLRRAYAAGLDEQAVDALFTSVHQQTRNEDVA; encoded by the coding sequence GTGTTCGTCTTTCGGCTCGACACCCACTCCGGCGTGCCGCCGTACCTGCAACTGGTCCAGCAGGTCCGCCAGGCGGTGCTGCTGGGCTTTCTCCAACCCGGTGACCGCCTCCCGCTCATCCGCGAGGTGGTGGAGGACCTCGCAATCAATCCGAACACCGTCGCCAAGGCGTACCGGCAGATGGAGCAGGAGAACCTGGTCACCGGCCGGCCCGGTCAGGGCACGTTCGTCAACGAACAGCAGTCGGCCGTGATGTCGGCATCGACGTACACCTCGCTGCGCCGCGGTCTGACGACCTGGCTGCGCCGCGCCTACGCGGCCGGGCTCGACGAGCAGGCGGTCGATGCGCTCTTCACGTCCGTCCACCAGCAGACCAGGAATGAGGACGTGGCGTGA
- a CDS encoding helix-turn-helix transcriptional regulator codes for MVRRLYGSAELQERLQVSRARVVQITSRPDFPEPFDRLAGGAVWLVEDVEAWITEHRPHQARDADPDAR; via the coding sequence ATGGTCCGCAGGCTGTACGGCAGCGCCGAGCTACAGGAACGCCTCCAGGTGTCCCGCGCCCGCGTCGTGCAGATCACCAGCAGGCCAGATTTCCCGGAGCCGTTCGATCGCCTGGCCGGGGGAGCGGTGTGGTTGGTGGAGGACGTGGAAGCGTGGATCACCGAGCACCGGCCACACCAAGCACGAGACGCGGACCCGGACGCACGCTGA
- a CDS encoding dihydrofolate reductase family protein, translated as MGRVLLSMSVSLDGFAAGPDVTREQPMGVGGERLHEWLFRSDGDRAVAADGVTPVGVDAAQAREIHATTGAVVVGKRTFDVGVDLWEDTPFPVPCFVVTHEAREPLAMKSATFTFVTDGLHSALRQARHAAGDRNVLIMGGPTTARQFVKAGLVDDIHIQLVPVFLGAGTRPFDDLGTDHIELVRTAVIESPHVTHLRFTVPK; from the coding sequence ATGGGCCGCGTTCTGTTGAGCATGAGCGTGTCGCTGGACGGCTTCGCCGCCGGACCCGACGTCACCAGGGAACAACCGATGGGCGTGGGCGGCGAACGGTTGCACGAGTGGCTGTTCCGCTCCGACGGCGACCGCGCCGTGGCGGCTGACGGGGTCACCCCGGTCGGCGTCGACGCCGCCCAGGCGCGGGAAATCCACGCGACGACGGGTGCCGTGGTGGTCGGCAAGCGGACGTTCGACGTCGGTGTGGACCTGTGGGAGGACACCCCGTTCCCGGTGCCGTGCTTCGTGGTCACCCACGAGGCACGCGAACCGTTGGCGATGAAGAGCGCCACCTTCACCTTCGTCACCGACGGCCTGCACAGCGCGCTACGTCAGGCCCGTCATGCAGCGGGCGACCGCAACGTCCTCATCATGGGCGGGCCCACCACCGCACGACAGTTCGTCAAGGCCGGGCTGGTGGACGACATCCACATCCAACTCGTACCGGTGTTCCTCGGCGCCGGCACGCGCCCGTTCGACGATCTCGGCACCGACCACATCGAGCTCGTACGAACCGCGGTGATCGAATCACCGCACGTCACGCACCTGCGCTTCACCGTCCCGAAGTAA
- a CDS encoding ATP-binding cassette domain-containing protein has translation MTADLVIEAEGLVKTFGKTRALQGVDLAVPRGTVLGVLGPNGAGKTTAVRILSTLLTPDGGTARIGGFDVVRDAERVRQSIGLTGQYASVDEDLTGRQNLELFGTLLELGRSGARRRAAELLDWFDLTDAANRPAKTYSGGMRRRLDLAASLVGSPDVIFLDEPTTGLDPAKREDMWDVVRSLVGNGSTVLLTTQYLEEADALADAITVIDHGRVIAHDTPDGLKRVVGGQTLEVRPSDPAHLPRTAEILSQVGSGAPADEIRKGVLAVPVTDDAALTESVARLATAGIAVTELSLHLPSLDEVFFTLTGRTASDDDTTRPTEVAA, from the coding sequence ATGACAGCTGACCTGGTGATCGAGGCCGAGGGCCTCGTCAAGACCTTCGGGAAGACGAGGGCGCTGCAGGGCGTGGACCTCGCGGTTCCCCGGGGCACGGTGCTCGGGGTGCTCGGCCCCAACGGCGCCGGCAAGACCACCGCCGTACGCATCCTCTCCACCCTGCTGACCCCGGACGGCGGAACCGCGCGGATCGGTGGTTTCGACGTGGTACGGGACGCCGAGCGCGTGCGGCAGAGCATCGGGCTGACCGGCCAGTACGCCTCGGTCGACGAGGACCTGACCGGACGGCAGAACCTGGAGCTGTTCGGCACCCTGCTGGAGCTGGGGCGTTCCGGCGCCCGGCGACGGGCCGCCGAGCTGCTCGACTGGTTCGACCTGACCGACGCCGCGAACCGGCCGGCAAAGACCTACTCCGGCGGCATGCGGCGACGCCTCGACCTGGCCGCCAGCCTCGTCGGCTCCCCCGACGTGATCTTCCTGGACGAGCCGACGACCGGGCTCGACCCAGCCAAGCGCGAGGACATGTGGGACGTCGTCCGCTCGCTGGTGGGCAACGGCTCGACGGTGCTGCTCACCACGCAGTACCTGGAGGAGGCCGACGCGCTCGCCGACGCGATCACGGTGATCGACCACGGCCGGGTGATCGCGCACGACACACCCGACGGGCTCAAGCGGGTGGTCGGCGGGCAAACCCTGGAGGTCCGGCCGTCCGACCCGGCGCATCTGCCCCGGACGGCGGAGATCCTGAGCCAGGTCGGCTCCGGCGCGCCGGCCGACGAGATCCGCAAGGGCGTCCTCGCGGTGCCGGTCACCGACGACGCGGCCCTGACCGAGAGCGTCGCGCGCCTCGCCACGGCCGGCATCGCGGTCACCGAACTGTCCCTGCACCTGCCGAGCCTCGACGAGGTGTTCTTCACCCTCACCGGGCGTACGGCGTCCGACGACGACACCACCCGCCCCACGGAGGTCGCGGCATGA
- a CDS encoding ABC transporter permease: MSTLTDAPPTRSRALSTITAHPRPFRLVRHSLALAKRSLIKTWRTPEALIDVTLQPVLFLVIFVYVFGGAVAGSTHDYLQFLLPGILAQTIATGAIAIGVNLNTDISKGIFDRFRSLPIPRSAPLVGAVLGDVVRYVIVTVSTLAIGYVMGFRIETDLFRAVAGCLLAVLFALCLSWLPVLVSMKVRTAGAVQGVMFALIMPLSFASNVFVGADTLPGWMQAFVDVNPMTHLVASVRGLFLGTPLGSHVWWTLAWCAGFVVLFMPLALRAYRKKI, translated from the coding sequence ATGAGCACTCTGACCGACGCACCACCCACCCGGAGCAGGGCGCTGTCGACGATCACCGCGCACCCGCGACCGTTCCGACTGGTCCGGCACTCGTTGGCGCTCGCCAAGCGCAGCCTCATCAAGACCTGGCGTACGCCCGAGGCGCTCATCGACGTCACGTTGCAGCCGGTGCTGTTCCTGGTCATCTTCGTGTACGTCTTCGGCGGCGCGGTCGCCGGATCGACACACGACTACCTGCAGTTCCTGCTGCCCGGCATCCTGGCGCAGACCATCGCGACAGGTGCCATCGCGATCGGCGTCAACCTCAACACCGACATCTCCAAGGGCATCTTCGACAGGTTCCGGTCGTTGCCGATCCCCCGCTCCGCACCACTTGTCGGCGCGGTCCTCGGCGACGTCGTCCGGTACGTGATCGTCACGGTGTCGACCCTCGCGATCGGCTACGTGATGGGTTTCCGGATCGAGACCGACCTGTTCCGGGCCGTCGCCGGGTGTCTGCTCGCGGTGCTGTTCGCGCTCTGCCTGAGCTGGCTGCCGGTGCTCGTGTCGATGAAGGTGCGGACCGCGGGCGCCGTCCAGGGCGTCATGTTCGCGCTGATCATGCCGCTGAGCTTCGCGTCCAACGTGTTCGTCGGGGCCGACACCCTGCCCGGCTGGATGCAGGCGTTCGTGGACGTCAACCCGATGACCCACCTGGTGGCGTCGGTACGCGGCCTGTTCCTCGGCACCCCGCTCGGCTCGCACGTGTGGTGGACCCTCGCCTGGTGCGCCGGTTTCGTGGTGCTGTTCATGCCGCTGGCGCTGCGCGCGTACCGGAAGAAGATCTGA
- a CDS encoding trypsin-like serine protease: MALLLATTATPAVAAGYMFKPGHPMFLEKKNNLNKYCTGGYAVRGSSGMFIATAGHCFGIAGLPPAAQRIVYGTDTRFGYAIRNDNVGDYWGDNSFDGALVQLDSGNDAQQIVVDPLTGRSPGNGRVTGYYRNSALSQGFVIGKMGRTTGWTEGVVTSWQVITYDDGMRDYLLCSTVPAAGGDSGGPVWRWDANGVMAIGIVVSGGNGGMCFNPIENVLSRFGAWLPVFAASSATTTTSAAQPRVVTERVGPAVPVNLTPVRGERL, encoded by the coding sequence ATGGCACTGCTCCTGGCCACGACGGCCACACCGGCGGTCGCGGCCGGTTACATGTTCAAGCCGGGGCACCCGATGTTCCTCGAGAAGAAGAACAACCTCAACAAGTACTGCACCGGCGGCTACGCCGTTCGGGGCTCGTCCGGCATGTTCATCGCCACCGCCGGGCACTGTTTCGGCATCGCCGGTCTCCCGCCAGCGGCTCAGCGCATCGTCTACGGCACCGACACCCGCTTCGGATACGCGATCAGGAACGACAACGTCGGCGACTACTGGGGCGACAACAGTTTCGACGGAGCGTTGGTCCAGCTCGACTCGGGCAACGACGCCCAGCAGATCGTCGTCGACCCGTTGACGGGCCGGTCGCCGGGCAACGGGCGGGTGACCGGCTACTACCGCAACAGCGCCCTCTCCCAGGGCTTCGTCATCGGCAAGATGGGTCGGACCACCGGGTGGACCGAAGGCGTCGTGACGAGCTGGCAGGTGATCACCTACGACGACGGCATGCGCGACTATCTCCTGTGCTCCACCGTGCCGGCGGCCGGTGGTGACAGCGGTGGGCCGGTCTGGCGGTGGGACGCCAACGGGGTCATGGCGATCGGGATCGTGGTCTCCGGGGGGAACGGGGGGATGTGTTTCAACCCCATCGAGAACGTCCTCTCCCGGTTCGGGGCCTGGCTGCCGGTGTTCGCCGCGAGCAGCGCCACGACCACGACGTCAGCCGCCCAGCCTCGGGTCGTGACCGAACGCGTCGGGCCAGCGGTCCCGGTCAACCTCACGCCGGTCAGGGGTGAGCGACTCTAG
- a CDS encoding BTAD domain-containing putative transcriptional regulator produces the protein MQITTLGPFAVDGQPVRGDRLAAVVRALVDARGRAVSTSLLVDAVWDGAPPDDATGAVQALVSRVRRLGLSVVAVPGGYRLPAEEVTVDAVEARTLVDRARTAFDSGDLPAARSLADEARALFPEVPELVSAEDTRLFADVAALRAQAALAGVGPFDEADLSRLAARTPPDEPSAALLVRILAAQGREAEALEVVERLRVELADRYGTDPSPVITQVHLALLRGELTTPAVAETPRQPARIALPTAWRRPMTAIVGRERDVEAVAEALADAAVVTIVASGGAGKTRLAAEVARRTAAAGQSVRVIELAGLRSPDEVLPTVLAALGGADTSSTGGNLGLERRVLSPEERLRAVAPDLDGLVVLDNCEHVLDAVATVVADLVAVASPEAAVLATSRAPLGLAGELVHRLTALPDADALAVLESRARAGGAVPTWDTARALALCHRLDNLPLALELAAARLRHMPIDDVLAGLTDRFALLDDALRGLPERHASLWALVDWSRELLAGDDRDLLQRIAVIPAPFTADLAAAVAQTPEVRRGLAALVEQSLLTLVEGDGPPRYRMLETVREYGEARLDAVGARGAAMTGLVAWARERAVALAGRFVGPDQVEALHSCAAEQDNLLAALRWALAADDEPATVDVATALLHLWTVRGLHLEVLGWARGMMGVDDPVRRRHSAILHGRGAGRPLPDADRLAWLCLLTGVNSGISGELRLAVLARRALRTLLAERPDEVSSRLTILASALPQFDTADPDRSLKAADEMVTHPDLYVQALGLFARAAVRENGGMPEASVADAEQAYHRFAVAGDHWGMAMAAGAVGQFLDPSADTGSAGWLARSVRHMEMIGATQDARSIRVRLDVQLALTGDGEAERRLVETAAPGDGEAVDAAVACLGLAHLAWQRQQYDEARACGARVTRILAGWTSPQSQPQAMLRVAVAVLDLRVAQERPVPGENPDAHAVALLTLARDDALASKDLPIIGAWAQGGAELAAYRGDDETARELFMLATRVGTHVGMFFPPGRAERLDAALADEERRESLLVAWRGRPVAAAAARIRELMDDLLLRGERPRVAHP, from the coding sequence GTGCAGATCACCACCCTCGGTCCGTTCGCTGTCGACGGCCAACCCGTTCGAGGTGACCGGCTCGCGGCGGTGGTTCGCGCGCTCGTCGACGCGCGGGGACGGGCGGTCTCCACAAGCCTGCTCGTGGACGCCGTCTGGGACGGCGCCCCACCCGACGACGCGACGGGCGCCGTGCAGGCACTCGTGTCCCGGGTGCGCCGCCTCGGACTGTCCGTGGTCGCGGTGCCCGGCGGATACCGGCTGCCCGCCGAGGAGGTGACCGTCGACGCGGTCGAGGCGCGGACGCTGGTCGACCGGGCGCGGACCGCCTTCGACAGCGGCGATCTGCCGGCCGCCCGCAGCCTCGCCGACGAGGCACGCGCCCTCTTCCCCGAGGTGCCGGAGCTGGTCAGCGCCGAGGACACCCGCCTGTTCGCCGATGTCGCCGCGCTTCGCGCGCAGGCGGCCCTCGCCGGTGTGGGCCCGTTCGACGAGGCCGACCTGAGCCGGCTCGCCGCGCGTACGCCGCCGGACGAGCCCTCGGCCGCCCTGCTCGTCCGGATCCTCGCCGCCCAGGGGCGGGAGGCGGAGGCGCTGGAGGTGGTCGAACGACTCCGGGTCGAGCTGGCCGACCGGTACGGCACCGATCCGTCGCCGGTGATCACACAGGTCCACCTCGCGCTGTTGCGCGGTGAGCTGACCACCCCGGCCGTCGCGGAGACCCCCCGGCAACCGGCGCGGATCGCCCTGCCGACCGCCTGGCGTCGGCCGATGACCGCCATCGTCGGCCGGGAACGGGACGTCGAGGCCGTGGCGGAGGCACTCGCCGACGCGGCGGTGGTGACGATCGTGGCATCCGGCGGCGCGGGCAAGACCCGCCTCGCCGCCGAGGTGGCGCGGCGCACGGCCGCGGCCGGGCAGTCGGTACGCGTGATCGAACTGGCCGGCCTGCGCTCGCCCGACGAGGTGCTGCCCACAGTGCTCGCCGCCCTCGGGGGCGCGGACACCTCGTCCACCGGTGGCAATCTCGGCCTGGAACGGCGGGTGCTCAGCCCGGAGGAACGCCTTCGCGCCGTCGCACCCGACCTCGACGGGCTGGTCGTGCTCGACAACTGCGAGCACGTCCTCGACGCGGTGGCCACCGTCGTGGCGGACCTGGTCGCGGTGGCGTCCCCGGAGGCCGCGGTGCTCGCCACCAGCCGGGCCCCGCTGGGCCTGGCCGGCGAACTGGTGCACCGGCTGACCGCGCTGCCCGACGCCGACGCGCTCGCCGTCCTCGAATCCCGGGCCCGGGCCGGCGGCGCGGTGCCCACCTGGGACACCGCGCGGGCGCTGGCCCTCTGCCACCGGCTCGACAACCTGCCCCTGGCCCTCGAGTTGGCCGCGGCGCGACTACGGCACATGCCGATCGACGACGTGCTCGCCGGGCTGACCGACCGGTTCGCGCTGCTCGACGACGCCCTGCGCGGCCTGCCGGAGCGGCACGCGAGCCTGTGGGCGCTCGTCGACTGGAGCAGGGAGCTGCTCGCTGGAGACGACCGCGACCTGCTGCAACGGATCGCGGTCATCCCCGCGCCCTTCACCGCGGACCTCGCCGCCGCCGTCGCGCAGACCCCGGAGGTCCGTCGCGGCCTGGCGGCACTCGTCGAACAGTCCCTGTTGACCCTGGTCGAGGGGGACGGCCCGCCGCGCTACCGGATGCTCGAAACAGTCCGTGAGTACGGCGAAGCCCGGCTCGACGCGGTCGGTGCCCGAGGGGCGGCCATGACCGGGCTGGTCGCGTGGGCCCGGGAGCGAGCCGTCGCGCTCGCCGGCCGGTTCGTCGGCCCCGACCAGGTGGAGGCGCTGCACAGCTGCGCCGCCGAGCAGGACAACCTGCTCGCGGCCCTGCGCTGGGCGCTCGCCGCGGACGACGAGCCGGCCACCGTCGACGTCGCGACGGCGCTGCTCCACCTCTGGACGGTGCGCGGCCTGCACCTGGAGGTCCTCGGGTGGGCGCGCGGAATGATGGGTGTCGACGACCCGGTCCGACGACGCCACTCGGCGATCCTGCACGGTCGTGGTGCCGGCCGACCGCTACCCGACGCCGACCGGCTCGCCTGGTTGTGCCTGCTGACCGGGGTGAACTCGGGCATCAGCGGTGAACTGCGGCTCGCGGTGCTCGCCCGGCGGGCGCTGCGGACGCTCCTCGCCGAGCGACCCGACGAGGTGTCGTCCCGGTTGACGATCCTCGCGTCCGCGCTGCCCCAGTTCGACACGGCCGACCCGGACCGCAGCCTGAAGGCGGCCGACGAGATGGTCACGCATCCCGACCTGTACGTGCAGGCACTCGGTTTGTTCGCCCGGGCCGCGGTCCGGGAGAACGGCGGCATGCCCGAGGCGTCGGTCGCCGATGCCGAGCAGGCATACCACCGCTTCGCGGTCGCCGGTGACCACTGGGGCATGGCGATGGCGGCGGGTGCCGTCGGGCAGTTCCTCGATCCCAGCGCGGACACCGGGTCGGCCGGGTGGCTGGCGCGCAGCGTCCGCCACATGGAGATGATCGGTGCCACCCAGGACGCCCGGTCGATCCGGGTACGGCTGGACGTGCAGCTCGCCCTGACCGGTGACGGGGAGGCCGAACGACGACTGGTGGAGACGGCCGCCCCGGGCGACGGCGAGGCGGTGGACGCCGCGGTCGCCTGCCTCGGGCTTGCCCACCTGGCCTGGCAGCGTCAGCAGTACGACGAGGCCCGTGCGTGCGGTGCCCGGGTCACCCGGATCCTGGCCGGCTGGACGAGCCCGCAGTCACAACCGCAGGCCATGCTGCGCGTCGCCGTGGCGGTCCTGGACCTGCGGGTGGCGCAGGAGCGACCGGTGCCGGGGGAGAACCCCGACGCGCACGCGGTCGCCCTGTTGACCCTCGCCCGGGACGACGCGCTCGCCTCGAAGGACCTACCCATCATCGGCGCGTGGGCGCAGGGCGGCGCCGAGCTCGCGGCGTACCGTGGTGACGACGAGACCGCGCGGGAACTGTTCATGCTCGCCACCCGGGTCGGCACCCACGTCGGGATGTTCTTCCCACCCGGGCGGGCCGAACGACTCGACGCCGCCCTCGCTGACGAGGAGCGGCGCGAGTCGTTGCTGGTCGCGTGGCGCGGGCGACCGGTCGCCGCAGCCGCCGCCCGGATCCGCGAGCTGATGGACGACCTGCTGCTCAGGGGTGAACGCCCTAGAGTCGCTCACCCCTGA
- a CDS encoding ABC transporter ATP-binding protein: MQNELASANGGRSLSGVDLRLGYHGVPVVHGAMIDLRAGAVTALVGPNGSGKSTLLRALARLHPIDSGLVHLADGVAAASLPSREFARRVTLLAQSRPVPSGVTVHDVVGYGRHPYRGRWRTEDPDGPAAIARAMDVTGVAAMAERPVDELSGGELQRVWLATCLAQDTPVLLLDEPTTFLDLRYQVEILDLVRDLADDHGVAVGVVLHDLNQAAAVADEVVLLHQGRVRATGTPATVFTEEALTETYGIRIEVTTDPISGLVTTRPVGRHAVRALV, translated from the coding sequence ATGCAGAACGAGTTGGCGTCGGCCAACGGGGGGCGCAGCCTGTCCGGCGTCGACCTCCGTCTGGGTTACCACGGTGTGCCGGTGGTGCACGGCGCCATGATCGACCTTCGCGCGGGCGCCGTGACGGCCCTCGTCGGACCCAACGGCAGCGGCAAGTCCACCCTGCTGCGGGCCCTGGCCCGCCTGCACCCGATCGACTCCGGTCTGGTCCACCTCGCCGACGGCGTCGCCGCCGCGAGCCTGCCGTCGCGGGAGTTCGCCCGTCGGGTCACCCTGCTCGCGCAGAGCCGTCCGGTGCCCAGCGGTGTCACCGTCCACGACGTCGTGGGCTACGGCCGGCACCCCTACCGGGGACGCTGGCGCACCGAGGATCCGGACGGTCCCGCCGCCATCGCCCGCGCCATGGACGTCACCGGCGTCGCCGCGATGGCCGAGCGGCCGGTCGACGAACTCTCCGGCGGCGAGTTGCAGCGGGTGTGGCTGGCCACCTGCCTGGCCCAGGACACTCCGGTGCTGCTGCTCGACGAACCCACCACCTTCCTCGACCTGCGCTACCAGGTGGAGATCCTGGACCTGGTCCGTGACCTCGCCGACGACCACGGCGTCGCCGTCGGCGTCGTCCTGCACGACCTCAACCAGGCCGCCGCCGTGGCGGACGAGGTGGTCCTGCTGCACCAGGGCAGGGTCCGCGCCACCGGCACCCCGGCCACCGTGTTCACCGAGGAAGCCCTCACCGAGACCTACGGCATCCGCATCGAGGTGACCACCGATCCGATCAGCGGACTGGTCACCACCCGCCCCGTCGGGCGGCACGCGGTCCGCGCCCTGGTCTGA
- a CDS encoding ABC transporter substrate-binding protein has protein sequence MTRTRFTALIAVVAALTLGACGTTEKAATPETSASAAGGPVTLTDSRGKEITLKAPATKVVGLEWGEVEMLVSLGVMPVGVADPKGYGTWVTSAKLDPSVKDVGARGEPSIDSIVALQPDLVVMEDDRGGAIVSQLEKFVPVVVAKASDATDNLGRMRADLNMIAKAVGKTAQAEKLLADFDTAIADGKKKIADAGAAGRPFAIADGWKEGSTVSIRMFGKGALVSQIGIQLGLTNAWTGKTDEVWGLGQTDVEGMTVLKDPNVHLFYNASDGDDVFADGLAGNAIWKSLPFVQKGNLHRMPNGIWTFGGPLSGKQYIDELVKTYAV, from the coding sequence ATGACCCGTACCCGTTTCACCGCCCTCATCGCCGTCGTGGCCGCCCTGACACTCGGCGCCTGCGGCACCACCGAGAAGGCCGCCACTCCCGAGACGTCCGCCTCGGCGGCCGGCGGGCCGGTCACCCTCACCGACAGCCGCGGCAAGGAGATCACCCTCAAGGCCCCGGCGACCAAGGTCGTCGGACTCGAGTGGGGTGAGGTCGAGATGCTGGTCAGCCTCGGCGTCATGCCGGTCGGCGTGGCCGACCCGAAGGGCTACGGCACCTGGGTCACCTCCGCGAAGCTCGACCCGAGCGTCAAGGACGTCGGCGCTCGCGGCGAACCCAGCATCGACTCGATCGTCGCCCTCCAACCCGACCTCGTCGTGATGGAGGACGACCGGGGCGGCGCCATCGTCAGTCAGCTGGAGAAGTTCGTCCCCGTCGTGGTCGCCAAGGCCAGCGACGCCACCGACAACCTCGGCCGGATGCGCGCGGACCTCAACATGATCGCGAAGGCCGTCGGCAAGACCGCGCAGGCGGAGAAGCTGCTCGCCGACTTCGACACGGCCATCGCCGACGGCAAGAAGAAGATCGCCGACGCGGGCGCCGCCGGCCGGCCGTTCGCCATCGCCGACGGTTGGAAGGAGGGCAGCACCGTCAGCATCCGGATGTTCGGCAAGGGTGCGCTCGTCTCCCAGATCGGCATCCAGCTCGGCCTCACCAACGCCTGGACCGGCAAGACCGATGAGGTGTGGGGCCTCGGCCAGACCGACGTCGAGGGCATGACCGTGCTCAAGGACCCGAACGTGCACCTCTTCTACAACGCCTCCGACGGCGACGACGTGTTCGCCGACGGGCTCGCCGGCAACGCCATCTGGAAGTCGCTGCCCTTCGTGCAGAAGGGCAACCTGCACAGGATGCCCAACGGCATCTGGACCTTCGGTGGGCCGCTCTCCGGCAAGCAGTACATCGACGAACTCGTCAAGACGTACGCGGTGTGA